TTTAGCGTCCAGACCAAGAATTGCACGTAGACGGTTAACTTTAGGATGTAATTTTTTAAGTTCGTCAGCAACACGGCTTGAACCGATCAACGTCAACACATTGATCTTTCCAGACTGCATAAGACTTGGAACGATCTTGTTTCCACGACCATAAATTGTATTGACAACGCCTTTTGGGAAGCTTGTTTTGAAAGCCTCTAATAAAGGGTAATGTAATAATGTACCATGTTTAGGTGGTTTGAACAACATCGTGTTCCCCATGATCAAAGCAGGGATCAACGTTGTGAAGGTTTCATTCAATGGATAGTTGAATGGTCCCATACATAAAACAACTCCTAGTGGAGATCTTCTGATTTGGGCTATAATACCTTGTTCGATCTGAAAACGGGAAGAATCGCGGTCAATATCTTTCAATGCGTCGATCGTTGCGTAGATATACTCTACCGTACGGTCAAACTCCTTAACAGAGTCAGCATAGGATTTGCCAATTTCCCACATAATAAGCTTGACAACAATGTCCTTCTTGGCAATCATCTTTTGTGTGAAATTTTCAACACAAGTAATACGATCGGCAACGCTCATTGTCGGCCATTCTCCACGGCCATTGTCGTATGCTTTTACAGCAGCTTCCAAGGCTTCCATGGACTCTTTTTCAGTACAAACAGGGAAACTACCGATGCGCTTACGTTTCAAGCCGTCCTTAGTCTTTACACAGATAGGTGAAAATACTTCGTTTACTTGACCCGTCCAAGAAATCATTTCTCCATTGGAAAGGAACTCTCTTTGATCGACCTGTTCGTCTAGCGTAAATTCTGCGGGAATGTCTTTCTCCTCGTAGAAGATACCTCCTAAGTTTAAGCTCATTGTTTTTAAAAGTGGTTTAGATTGATATTTATAAAGATATTGCTAATATACTGTAAATATTACAATATTTGTTAATTTTTTATTAAAATAAGTTTAGGTACTAGTGTTTTCATTACAATCCATGCAATTAAATATGCGATTGAACAGAACGAAAAAATAATAAAATATCCCGCTTCTTCTCCCTTGAAACCCATAAAGACAAGTTGAGTCTCTTTGGCATAGTCGAATAGCCAGCCCGAAGTTTTATTGATAATAAAGGCTCCTACACCGCCCGCAAGCCCGCCGATTCCTGTAACAGTGGCAATGGCGCGTTTTGGAAAAGAATCGCCAATAGTGGAAAAAATATTGGCCGACCACGATTGATGTGCCGCACCTGCAAAACCAATTAAAATAACGGGTATCCAATAGGAAATATGCCCCAAGGGTTGTGCAAAGAGTACGACTAATGGGACGAAAGCAAACAGCAACATAGCTTTCATTCGACCTTCATAGGCATTCATTCCCTTTTTCTCCACAAAATACGTCGGCAACCAGCCGCCGTAAATTGACAGCATGGTGATCGCATATAAAACAAATATGGCCAATTGCCCTTCTGTATCAGAAGACTTTATGTCGTAAACGGCTGATAGATAGGCTGGCATCCAGAATAAGAAGAACCACCAGACGCCGTCGGTCATGAATTTTCCGAAGACAAAGGCCCAGGTTTGCTTGTACTTGAGGCATTCTGCTATGGTGGTTTTGGGCTGTTTTGTTAAGGCAGAATGCTCCGTTTGGTGTTCATGGTCATCTTGGTGAATGTAAGCCAATTCAGCCGCATTTACTTTTGGATTCTCGTGCGGTTTTTTATAAAGAAAGATCCAGAAACCCATCCAGACAAACCCAAGGGCTCCTATTATGATGAAAGACATCTCCCAGCCCCAGTGTGCTGCGATGACCGGAATGGTCAATGGAGCAGCCAATGCTCCTATGGTTGCCCCTGAATTGAAAATACTGGTGGACAATGCACGATCTTTCTTTGGAAAATACTCTGCTGTAGCTTTAATGGCCGCTGGGAAATTTCCAGCTTCCCCGACAGCCAATACAAACCGGGCGAAAATAAATAAGTTTACACTAACGCTGATGATTAAACCGGCATTGTTCACATGAGAAATAGCTTCTTTTGCACCCTCAAATCCAACAAACCACTCGCCAGCGACAATTCCTGAGGTTGCAATACCACAAAAAGCATGTAATATGGCGCCAATGGACCAAATAGCAATCGCCCATAGAAAACCTTTTTTTGTATCCATCCAATCGACAAAACGTCCCGCGAAAAGCATGCTGATGGCATAAAAAATAGAAAACAAAGCGGTAATATTTCCATAGTCCGTATTTGTCCAGTGGAATTCAGGGCTGATAAAATCTTTCCAGGTTAAGGATAATACCTGGCGATCCAAGTAATTGATTGTGGTAGCAAAAAATAGGAGGGCACAGATTACCCAACGGTAATTACCCTTTTTCTCTGTATTAATCATAATGGGTTTAATTGTTTATTTTTCTTGAACCTATCGCTTCAAATGACGAATAATGAACGCTGTATGCCTTCCTTTTACGATGCTCGTGGAAGGCATACAAGCAATCTTATTGTTTTTAACGTGCTTTTGAGACAAGATCAAGTGCTTTTTGTGTATTTTCGAATAAATTGCTGGTGTCCTTTGGATCAATCAGTTTACTGCCCATACCTACCGCACATACACCTGACCTGAACCATGCTTTTAGATTTTCTATTTCGATGTCTACACCCCCCGTTGGTATAAAGTTCTGACCTTTAAAAAGATCCCGAATAGAGGACATAAATGCTGGTCCCAAAATATTTGCAGGGAATAATTTTATCAATGCGGCCTGTTGCTGCTGAGCCGTGTAGATTTCGGTCGGTGTCATGCAGCCCGGAATCCACAACTTATGGTGCTCATGTACAAGCGAGCCAACCAAAGGATTCACTAAGGGTGCCACAATAAAATCAGCACCGGCCTGGAGAAACTGTTGTGCATCGTCCACCGATTTGATGGTGCCAATACCCAAGTAGAGGTCTGGTATCTCAAGGTCCCTCGTTGCAACAAGGCGCTCAAAAACAGCCAACGCCTCGGGGCCACGATTTGTAAATTCAAAAACGCGTACACCCGCTCGGTATAATGTTCGTAGAATATCGATACTTTCTTCCTGATCATGATGGAAGAATAAAGGAAGTGTTCCTTGTTCGATAATTTTATTTAATACAATCTCTTTTAAATTCATGTTGTTAATCTCTTTTTAATATCGTCCACTGTACTTGTTGTTGCATCGCTGGCGATAAATAGTTTATCGAATGCCGCGCTTGTTGCAAATTCTAGCGTCTCCTGCGGCGAAAGGTTGGAATACAATCCATAAATCAGACCCGCCATAAAGCAGTCGCCACTTCCTACTTTATCCAAAATCTCTTCCGCTATATAGGTTGTGGATTTGATCAAACGGTCTTTATCAAATAATGTGCTGTAGTATTCTATCCCTTTGGTATGGTGGTCAAAACGGAAGGTATTGGCGACATACTGGCACATGGGGTTGGAAGCAATGATTTCTCGGCTTGTCCGATCTGCTTGCGCGAGTAACTCTTCTTCGGTGTATCCTGACGTGTGTGTTAAGAATTGTTCGTCAAGCGGTGTACCCAGCATCTGATGCGCGGCCCATATATTGCCCATAATTAAATTGCAGTACTTGGCAATCCGAGGCATAACCTCTTTCGGTGTTTTACCATATTTCCAAAGCTTCGATCGGTAGTTAAGGTCTAAGGACACAAAAATTCCTTTTTCCTGTGCTTTTTGCACAGCTTCAAGACAGAGGTCTGCAATATCCTGGCTAATTGCTGGGCAAATTGCCGAAAAGTGAAACCATTTCACGTCCTTCAAGGCTTTGTCCCAATCAATACTGCCGACTTTGAGGCTTGCAAAAGATGAATTGGCGCGATCGTAGATAACCCCCGCATTTTTAAGATCTTTACCTTTGGGGAGATAGTAAATGCCCAAGCGCTCTCCGCCCCATTGCATCGCCGATGTATCTATGTTTCTACGTTTCAAATAGACATCTATACCTTCACAAATGGCATTTTGCGGTATCGCAGATAAGTAGGATGATGGCACGTTCCATAGGGCCAAAGCTGTAGCGACATTTAATTCTGCTCCTCCAACGTAGAAAGGCAATTGGTGCTGTTCAATCCAATTGTCTTCAATATCCGGACAGATCCGTAACAGCAATTCCCCAAAGCTTAAAACTTTACCCTGCATGTTCATTTATTAAAATTCAAAATATTCTTTTGCGTTATTGTAGCTGATATCCTGTATGATTTTCCCGACCCATTCGATATCATTTGGTATTTCTCCTTTTTCGATGTCCTGTCCAAAGATGTCACAGACCAATCTTCTGAAGTATTCATGTCTTGGAAAAGAAAGAAAACTTCTGGAATCGGTCAACATGCCTACAAGACGACTTAACAAACCCATATTCGACAAGGTATTAATCTGTTTTGTCATGCCGTCTTTTTGGTCCAAAAACCACCAAGCTGAACCAAACTGAATTTTTCCTTTGATAGAACCATCATTGAAATTCCCAATCATTGTCGCAATAAGTTCATTGTCGGCTGGATTGAGATTATAGATAATTGTCTTGGTTAGCTTATCTTGGTTATCTAATTTATTCAAAAACTTTGATAATGTACGTCCCTGACTAAAATCCCCAATGGAGTCCCAGCCTGTATCAGGACCGATCAAGCGATGCATGCGGGAGTTATTGTTACGTAAAGCGCCCAAATGGTATTGTTGCACCCAGCCTTTTTCATGATCCCATTCTGCAAAATAGACTAACATGGCCGATTTAAACTTCAGGCTCTCATCAAAAGTTATTTCTTTGCCTGCACGAATTTTATCAAAGATGAATGCGATTTCAGTTTCGGTGTAATCTTCAGCATAGATCTGTTCCAAACCATGATCTGAGACTTTACAGCCGTTGGTCGCAAAGAAGTCGTGCCTTGCTTTCAAGGCCTTGAGGTAGTCGCTTAAACTGCTTATCTGCATATTGCTGACTTCTTCAAGCTTATTGATGTATTGGTTCAATGCAGGCAGGTCATCGCAATTCATTGCTTTATCCGGACGAAATGCCGGAAGCATTTTAAATGATTCACGCTCTTTCGCAAACTGCTGATGAAATTCCAGACTATCGATTGGGTCGTCTGTTGTGCAAACGACTTCAACATGCATCATCTTGAGTAGTCCGCGGACAGAATGACTATCTTGTTGCAGTAAAGCACTGGTATCTGCATAGATCTTGGCCGCGGTTTTTGGAGACAATACATCTGTTATGCCAAAATAGCGTTGTAATTCAAGGTGTGTCCAATGGTGTAGTGGATTACGCAAGGTATAAGGGACAGTTTCTGCCCATTTGATGAATTTTTCTTCATCTGAAGCGTCTCCGGTCACATAATGTTCGTTGACACCGTTGGCACGCATGGCCCTCCATTTGTAATGATCACCATGTAACCAAACCTGACTAATATTATCAAACTTGACATTATTTGCAATCTGTTCCGGGATTAGGTGATTATGGTAATCAATAATCGGCAGATGTTTTGAATAATTATGGTACAGCTCTTCAGCCGTTTTTGTGTTCAATAAAAAGTTGTCGTCTAAAAAAGTTTTCATACAATGTATTGATTTGTAAGTTCATCTGTTTTCTATCCTCTTTTGCTTGTCAAACTTTTTATTGCTGAAGTAATCGGACATAAAAAATGCAAAAAGGGGTGAAAGTACGGTCGCCTGAATTTCCCAAACTGTTTAATTGGTCAATGAAATTACCAATATTCAGGTCATACTTAAAGGAAATTCAATAAAATAAATGCGCAAACGTTATCGGTAGCGTTTAAGGCAATCGGGTTATACCGCATTTTCTACGTTTTCTAAGCACGTTTTCGCTATCGCAGATTGCTTGAAATTTTGAATAAGTCCCGAATAATATGATCTGCTAAAGCGTAATTGTATTGCATATAAAAAGCAATTTCTCTAAGTTTGTTCAACAAATTGCTCAACATGGATATCCAATCACTTTATCAGATTTATAAACAGTATCCGAATATTACAACAGATACACGTAAAATTGAAAAAGATAGTCTATTTTTCGCCTTAAAAGGGGCCAATTTCAATGGGAATACTTTCGCCGAGAAAGCGCTTGAAATGGGTGCTAAATATGTTGTTATTGATGACGAGACCTACCGAAAAGGAGAAGCGTATATTCTTGTTGATGATGTTTTAAAAGCACTACAGCAACTCGCAAATTACCACAGACATCAGTTGCACATACCAATTATTGGTGTGACAGGTACAAATGGAAAAACGACTACGAAGGAATTGCTGTATGCCGTTGTTTCGCAGAAATACAAGGCCTA
The DNA window shown above is from Sphingobacterium thalpophilum and carries:
- a CDS encoding NADP-dependent glyceraldehyde-3-phosphate dehydrogenase, giving the protein MSLNLGGIFYEEKDIPAEFTLDEQVDQREFLSNGEMISWTGQVNEVFSPICVKTKDGLKRKRIGSFPVCTEKESMEALEAAVKAYDNGRGEWPTMSVADRITCVENFTQKMIAKKDIVVKLIMWEIGKSYADSVKEFDRTVEYIYATIDALKDIDRDSSRFQIEQGIIAQIRRSPLGVVLCMGPFNYPLNETFTTLIPALIMGNTMLFKPPKHGTLLHYPLLEAFKTSFPKGVVNTIYGRGNKIVPSLMQSGKINVLTLIGSSRVADELKKLHPKVNRLRAILGLDAKNAAIITKDADLNLAVSETVLGSLSFNGQRCTALKIIYVHRSLAQEFLKRLSAEVAKLKYGMPWEKGVSLTPLPEVNKPAYLTECIEDAKAYGAKVINENGGQVAESFFYPAIVYPVNSQMKLYREEQFGPVIPVVPFDDLEEPIEYLIGSSHGQQVSIFSNNAAVVSSLIDPLVNQVSRVNINCQCQRGPDTFPFTGRKDSAEGTLSVVDALRSFSIRSLVAAKFTEENKKLLNDIVSENESNFLSTKYIF
- a CDS encoding MFS transporter: MINTEKKGNYRWVICALLFFATTINYLDRQVLSLTWKDFISPEFHWTNTDYGNITALFSIFYAISMLFAGRFVDWMDTKKGFLWAIAIWSIGAILHAFCGIATSGIVAGEWFVGFEGAKEAISHVNNAGLIISVSVNLFIFARFVLAVGEAGNFPAAIKATAEYFPKKDRALSTSIFNSGATIGALAAPLTIPVIAAHWGWEMSFIIIGALGFVWMGFWIFLYKKPHENPKVNAAELAYIHQDDHEHQTEHSALTKQPKTTIAECLKYKQTWAFVFGKFMTDGVWWFFLFWMPAYLSAVYDIKSSDTEGQLAIFVLYAITMLSIYGGWLPTYFVEKKGMNAYEGRMKAMLLFAFVPLVVLFAQPLGHISYWIPVILIGFAGAAHQSWSANIFSTIGDSFPKRAIATVTGIGGLAGGVGAFIINKTSGWLFDYAKETQLVFMGFKGEEAGYFIIFSFCSIAYLIAWIVMKTLVPKLILIKN
- a CDS encoding bifunctional 4-hydroxy-2-oxoglutarate aldolase/2-dehydro-3-deoxy-phosphogluconate aldolase — protein: MNLKEIVLNKIIEQGTLPLFFHHDQEESIDILRTLYRAGVRVFEFTNRGPEALAVFERLVATRDLEIPDLYLGIGTIKSVDDAQQFLQAGADFIVAPLVNPLVGSLVHEHHKLWIPGCMTPTEIYTAQQQQAALIKLFPANILGPAFMSSIRDLFKGQNFIPTGGVDIEIENLKAWFRSGVCAVGMGSKLIDPKDTSNLFENTQKALDLVSKAR
- a CDS encoding sugar kinase, which gives rise to MQGKVLSFGELLLRICPDIEDNWIEQHQLPFYVGGAELNVATALALWNVPSSYLSAIPQNAICEGIDVYLKRRNIDTSAMQWGGERLGIYYLPKGKDLKNAGVIYDRANSSFASLKVGSIDWDKALKDVKWFHFSAICPAISQDIADLCLEAVQKAQEKGIFVSLDLNYRSKLWKYGKTPKEVMPRIAKYCNLIMGNIWAAHQMLGTPLDEQFLTHTSGYTEEELLAQADRTSREIIASNPMCQYVANTFRFDHHTKGIEYYSTLFDKDRLIKSTTYIAEEILDKVGSGDCFMAGLIYGLYSNLSPQETLEFATSAAFDKLFIASDATTSTVDDIKKRLTT
- the uxaC gene encoding glucuronate isomerase, whose product is MKTFLDDNFLLNTKTAEELYHNYSKHLPIIDYHNHLIPEQIANNVKFDNISQVWLHGDHYKWRAMRANGVNEHYVTGDASDEEKFIKWAETVPYTLRNPLHHWTHLELQRYFGITDVLSPKTAAKIYADTSALLQQDSHSVRGLLKMMHVEVVCTTDDPIDSLEFHQQFAKERESFKMLPAFRPDKAMNCDDLPALNQYINKLEEVSNMQISSLSDYLKALKARHDFFATNGCKVSDHGLEQIYAEDYTETEIAFIFDKIRAGKEITFDESLKFKSAMLVYFAEWDHEKGWVQQYHLGALRNNNSRMHRLIGPDTGWDSIGDFSQGRTLSKFLNKLDNQDKLTKTIIYNLNPADNELIATMIGNFNDGSIKGKIQFGSAWWFLDQKDGMTKQINTLSNMGLLSRLVGMLTDSRSFLSFPRHEYFRRLVCDIFGQDIEKGEIPNDIEWVGKIIQDISYNNAKEYFEF